The genomic interval GCTCTGGCTGCCCTCCAAGTGCTTCACAGGGTCCTCACACGAGCCCTGTGAGGTAGGTCAGGGTCTTTGCCCCCATTTTCcagatggggaaactgaggcacagagaagggcaatgaCTTGCCAGACAGAAAATATGGCATCTCCCATTCTGGGACTTCTGTATCCTGCTATTCCAACCCCAGATATGCTCCATCAACTGCTGGTTACTCACAGCTTGTCCTTCTCCACCTCTCCATCTGCAGGAggtggcagggccagggctgggcagaggcagcagcagagtctGGGCTCACACCAGCTCGTGCACCCCCACCCCTAAGACCACCCATCACCCcgagggcagccccagcccaaaGGCTGCTTTGGGGTGCCCTGGGCACTGACCCCCAGCAGCCTCAAGTCAGGCTGGGGTGCTGGGTACAGCTCCCAGAGCCTTTTACAGGAACCTTCTGCCCATGGAAGTGAAAACCCTCCGGATATTTTTGCCATCCTGGCAACCACAGGCAGCACATCAGGAGGGGAGTGAGTATCCAGATGCTTCCTCTTTGGTAATTTGCTGCAAAatggcacagccctggagagCCAGTCCTGGggtgccacaggctgggggccctaagctctgcccagctccctggaATGCTGCTGGAGAAACAGAAGATGTGGGATGGTGGCCATAGATCTCCTTCACTTGCCACATCAAGCCAGAGGCTGTGATTAATCAAAGGCCAAAAAGAGGTGATTGATTCTTTTGGGGGCTGATGGGGAAGgtgcaggcacagcccagcacgCACCACACCCTCcttggctccagcagctctgtcaggGTGTTTGGGGAGCAGCATCAGGTGTGGTTTTCCCATTCTGCTGGATGGATGTTCCATGTCTCATTGGCCTGTGGCCATGGTTAGGCATTTTAAAACTGAGCATCACTAGGATCTCTCTGTCCCAGCTCACATCCAGGCTTCCTGTGGATGcattcctgccctgcagcaatCCTGAAAATGCCAGAAATCTTTCCAAAAGTGGAATTAAATCAGATGAGCAGTAGGTTCATCAGCAaaatgggagcagggaaggcagcTCGCCCCGTGATCCCAGTCCAAGGAGGTTCACTTCCCTCCCTTGAAGAGAAAGGGATGAAATAGAGGGGCTGACCCCAGTCAGGGAGATGCCAGGAGCCaggtccctgctctgctccctgctgaaGGCACACGTGCAGCAgggcctgggagcagggctgtgctccaggCTGCCACTGGCACCGAGGCTGGAGAGGAAAACCAGGGAGAAAATGTCCATGGGGGGATCCCAGGGATGTAGTGAGTTGTGCACTTAATATTGGCTTAGAGAAAGGGTTTCCCAGTGCTCAGGGACTGGGATGCCCTGGAAGAGATTCAAGTTTCAATCTCTTGTAAGGCTTGCTGAGTATGGACCATCCCCTCAAGGACttgggatggagctggcagtgctgaCAGGACTTGGGATGATTTAGGAGCCAGTCCGGGTGGTGCAGGGATGTCACCACATCCCTCTCCACCACTGGGTCTCTCCCCTCATCCTGACTCCTCCAGTCCCCTCAGTGGCACACACTAAGGACTCCAGTAGCCAAAGCCAGGGTGTCATAGCCAGGGGCATGTGGGGCCAAGGTTCCCAGTCCCGTGGGATGCTCAAGAGCGGGTGAGTGAGCGAAGCTCCCAGCGAGTGGTCACTCCCCTATCACCTACAGCCCAGTCAGTCACTGTGTTCTGAAACCTTtgcctaaaaaaataaacagttcccgaggttaaaaaagaaaagcatttaaaatcaACCTCTGGGCTCTCCTGTCTGTGCGGGAAGGGCACCAGCGGCTGCTGTCCATGGGGTGAGGGGGCACTTTGGGGTGAGCCCACGGTGCAGGCTGTGTCCCCGCTGCCCTCCGTGTCCCCACGTGCCAGGTGGCACCAACAATGTCTTTAAGGCTTCTACCGGGAGGTTTTGGTGTCCAGAGCTCCGGGCCGGTAGAGGTACCTCCAGATGGCGTAGTAGTGGATGCCAGCTCCGATGGCCACGAAGAGGTGCCAGATGGCGTGGGCGAACGGGATGCGGCCGTCGCTTTTGAAGAACACCATGCCCAGGCAGTAGAAGAACCCACCGGCCACCAGCTCCAGGAGGCCATCCCTgttgggctgggagcagggaacgCTCAGTGAGGCCAAGGGGCGTCTGCCCTCTCCCCACCACCCCGTTAAGAGCAGAAGGGTtgtccagctgcagctctggacTTCTCTGCCTTCTGCTACCCCCTCCTCTCCAGCAAGACAGCAGGGACCCAGCAGGCCCAGGAGAaatggaactagatgatctttaaggtcccttctgaaccagaccattctatgattctgtgatcctacaATTTCCAAACAATGGGGCCCAGGCAGGAGATCTGGGAGAGATGCAGGTGGTGCCTGCTGGGCACCCAAAGCACCTGTAAAACCAAGGTGAGCCACGGGGTACCAGGGATGGCTTTATCCCTCACACAGCCTGGAGACAAACTGTTCCAGGTTTCCAAATCCCTCCTGGGGTTTGTCCCTCACGCTGAGCTCGAGTGCTCCCCAGCAGGGGCTTACCATGGAGAGGATGACCAAGGCGGGGAAGAAGCCCATGATAACGTAGCACACCAGCTCCACCAGCTTGTACCTGCAGCAGACAGAGAGGCAGCTTGgggcagggacacggggaggtTGAGTTTTACACTCGCAATTTCCACAGCAGCGCTAGAGGGGAAGGGGTGGCGGTGCCATCACGGCAGGTCCCATGTCCTCATGTGTGGACTGGCTTGGGACCGGGCACTTGGGACTTCGGGGCGATGTCTGGGGCCTTTGGCTTTTTATTTGGTGCCACCACGTGGAGGAAGCACCTCACggcagcacatccctgctccgtGTCCCGGGTCCCACACAGCCACAAGCTCGGGGATGGCTGCAGGCACTCACCGCTCGTGGAAGAAGAAAACGTAGACGGTCCCGATGGATGCCATGATCCAGATGATCCAGCGCATGTGGGAGGCCCAGGGACCCAACTCCCTCAGGTTCAACCTGCAAGAACCAGGGCTGTGGTGAGACAGGACCCTGGGCTGGGCTCACCCCCTCACCCCCATGGCTGTCCCACCAAAGGGTCTTCCCAACTTGTAACTTCAGCTTCAGGAGGTTGGAATCTACAGAAGGTGAAGGTTTTGTGGAAAGAGGTTAAGGTACAGCCTCAAGAAGAAGCAAAGCCAGAGAGGGAAACTCTATTTACTGGAACCAGgatgattttttccccttcactgGGGCCAGGTGAAGGCCCCCAGCAACTCACCAGGGAGCGTAGGACGCGGCGATGAAGAAGTAGATCACCATCCTGTCAAACATGTGTAGGCAGTGCTCCACAGTCCTGAAGGATGGACAGATGGGTCACAGCACTGGGGGCATCTGGACCCTCTCCCCCTTCCCAAGCCCTGAGCAATCTAGGACGATACCTGAGATGCCTCTTCTTCCAGGAGATGGTGTGGAAGATGGTGGAGACAATGAAGAGGCTGGACAAGCCACAGCCATAGATCCAGGCTGAGATGGTTTCCCACTGGTCATCAGAGAGGATGTAGAGGATGGAGCTGCCGAGGATGCTGGGCAGGATCCAGAACTGGAAGGGGAAGCAAACTCACTCTTGATTCTGCATTTCCATTGAGCAGCCTCCACTTTTCCTTTTAGGTGTTTCTTTAGCTTCTGGTCAAAGCTACCACCCGTAAGGGGCAGGCAGGGTCCCTCCCTGCGTGGTGCAGCTCCAAAATAGTTTGTCCAGAAGgtatggaggaggaggaaggcacaAGGAGGATGATTGTCTCTGAGTCATCTCCCAGGACTCAGAGTGGGAACTGCCAGCTCCCAAAAGAAACCCTGATGGGGGGAGAGGTCCCTCCCACTGCAGCCCCATGGGCAGCTGTCACAGTTCTTGCTGTGAAACAATCCATTTTCAGGGAGCTTTTGAAATACCCCTGCCCCACCAAGCCCACAGCCAGCTtcctcagggacacagggccacGGAGGGTAAGAGCAAGAGAGATGCATATCAACTTcccagggcaggagaagggagaacaTCCCAATTCTCAGGAGCACCTCTGCCTCATCACAGCCCTCAGACTCCCAGTGACTGCCCCAGGGCTGAACACAGACGTTTTTAGGTGTCCCTTGAGGTTCCTCAGTGGATCCCCAGAGAGATGAGCACCATCCTCCCTCACCCAGGGACAGGGCCAGGGACTCACAGCGTGGGTGGCACAGTTGGCTGCGTGCTCATATTCCGTGGGTTGGTACCTGCAGTTGGACGGGACACGGTGATTCATGAACCTGCAGCGAGAAGCGGGGAGAGAAACACActcaggggacagggatggagcaaaACCCTTCTGGAGGGGTCTGCACAGGCCCACCCCCCACCTGCAGCCCTACCATGGCTCAGCTTTGCTCCAGCTGCCCTGCAGAAGTGCCACCAGAGCACAGCGTGTCCATCTGGCTGTCCCCAAGTACCAGGTCCCCAGGTCTTGCTCAGCCATGGCTCAGGCTcaagcagctcctgggagagcAGAAGGCAGGAGCCAGCTCTACCAGTTGCTGTGGGCAGAGGTGGGAAGAGCCCCAGCAACAAGGGTATCCCTGCAATGCCTTTGGTTTCTGGGTACCACCTGCATCCACCCCCAGGGCTGCACATCCCAACACAGATTGCTGTGAGGGAAAGCTTACTGCCCTCCCTTGGAAGCCTgcatctttatttctgtttctcttagTCTTAGGAGACATCAGCTTGCTCTTGGCGTTCACAGGAATGTATTGATTTCCCCTGCTGGGCCAACacacagagataaaaaataGTGTCACTCCATTGCTGGGTATGTAACAACAAATTAAATGTGCATCCGGGACAAGAGCTCTGAGCAGAGCCTCCTTCACCACCCTCTTCTAGCAGGAGACAGCAGTGGAGGCTTGGCAAAGGGAATGAGAAACAGGGAAATGGAGAGGGTCCCTTCTCTGGTCCTGAGAATCAGGGTTTTTAAGACTTTCCCTGTTGTGGCTCAGGTCAGGACAGCCGAGCTGAGTGGGGCTGCTCAGCAGGACCTGGGCTAATTGCTTTGTGACCCTGTTtgcccccagctccagcaccatcTGCAGTGTTTCACAGCTGAGTTGAGCCCAGCAAAGGGGCTCAGGGGCTGGCACGACCTtgctgctgggcacagggggatgCCTCGGTCTGGGATGCTcggaaaggctggaaaagtcccctctccctgtccccaagcCACCCACGCCTGTGTGGACTCCTCTGCCACCtctctcctgcttggccccactCCCTGAGCCACTGCCTGTTAAAACTGAGCCAGGGTGGGTTAAATAGCTCAAATGACAAGGATTTGGCGTGGGGGGAATTGTGCAGCCACAACAGGGTGAGGAGCACCCAGCAGGTGTCAGTGACAGCCCACAGAGGGGCCatgtcccctgccctgccatgcCTCCTGCCAGACCCTGGCACTGTGGGGAGATTCATGGTCCTCATCACCAAAAAATGTCTGCAATTTACAGGGGGAATGCAGGCCCCAAGCCCCCACTGCTCTGCTCACCAAGGACTCACACAGGGTAAATTtgggctcagcagggctgggaagaaGCTGGGCATCCCTGGGGACGTGGTTGTGCCCAGAGCACTGTCACCtccaccccagggacaccagggatgCCTTCCCCATGCCACTAGTGCAGCCACGAGGCCTGGcagggctgcctgtgctggagccaTGTCCCCCTggcaggaggatggagctgtccccagcGTTGCCAGGAgactgtccccagctccccttcACTGTCTGcttccctttattttcccttgtAATAATAAGAAGGAGGGGGGGAAGAAGGGGAGGCCAGACGTCCACGTGACGTCACAGTTGCTGAGGAAACACATTCAAGGccttttccttgaatttattGATTTTAACAAAGCCTGCTCCatctcccctctgctctggctgGTGCTGATCAGAGCAGCAACATAGAACCAATTCCACAGccctctccccagggctggggagcacCCAGACCCTttgggaaggtgtccctggggtgcaAATATCCAAATAGAAGCTGGGAAGGACCACCCAAGCCATCCCCATGTAATGAGGTTGAGGAGC from Poecile atricapillus isolate bPoeAtr1 chromosome 14, bPoeAtr1.hap1, whole genome shotgun sequence carries:
- the MMD2 gene encoding monocyte to macrophage differentiation factor 2: MFVSRLLDFQKTRYARFMNHRVPSNCRYQPTEYEHAANCATHAFWILPSILGSSILYILSDDQWETISAWIYGCGLSSLFIVSTIFHTISWKKRHLRTVEHCLHMFDRMVIYFFIAASYAPWLNLRELGPWASHMRWIIWIMASIGTVYVFFFHERYKLVELVCYVIMGFFPALVILSMPNRDGLLELVAGGFFYCLGMVFFKSDGRIPFAHAIWHLFVAIGAGIHYYAIWRYLYRPGALDTKTSR